In Hasllibacter sp. MH4015, the following proteins share a genomic window:
- a CDS encoding fatty acid desaturase has translation MRIEWPTLALIGLCYAVWLAAIFWVAGFSPTLAIVVAALAIALHASLQHEVLHGHPFGDRRLGEPLVFASLNLAIPYIRFRDTHLAHHMDATLTDPYDDPESNYFDPVAWAALSGPVRAVLAVNNTLLGRMLIGPVVAQVMFMGADARLIRAGDRGVSWAWACHLGLSGAILWLVAVSPMPVWAYLLACYGGLSILKIRTFLEHQAHERARGRTVIIEDRGPLAFLFLNNNLHVVHHMHPKLPWYRLPKIYFNNREKYLRRNDGYCYRSYAEIFRRHLLRAKDPVPHPMMLHK, from the coding sequence GGCGGCGATTTTCTGGGTGGCGGGGTTCAGCCCGACGCTCGCCATCGTGGTCGCGGCCCTTGCCATCGCGCTGCACGCATCGCTGCAACACGAGGTCCTGCACGGCCATCCGTTCGGCGACCGGCGTTTGGGGGAGCCGTTGGTCTTCGCGTCCCTGAACCTGGCCATCCCCTATATCCGGTTTCGCGACACGCACCTGGCGCATCACATGGATGCGACCCTGACAGACCCCTACGACGATCCCGAGAGCAATTATTTCGACCCGGTGGCCTGGGCCGCCTTGTCGGGTCCGGTCCGCGCCGTGCTGGCCGTCAACAACACGCTTCTGGGCCGGATGCTGATCGGGCCGGTGGTGGCGCAAGTGATGTTCATGGGGGCGGATGCGCGATTGATCCGGGCGGGGGATCGCGGCGTGTCGTGGGCCTGGGCCTGTCACCTGGGGCTGAGCGGCGCGATCCTTTGGCTGGTCGCCGTCTCACCCATGCCGGTCTGGGCCTACCTCTTGGCGTGTTACGGGGGCCTGTCGATCCTGAAGATCCGCACGTTCCTGGAGCATCAGGCCCATGAACGCGCGCGGGGCCGGACGGTCATCATCGAGGATAGGGGCCCCCTCGCGTTCCTGTTTCTCAACAACAACCTCCACGTGGTTCACCACATGCATCCCAAGCTGCCGTGGTACCGGTTGCCGAAGATCTATTTCAACAACCGAGAAAAGTACCTGCGCCGCAATGATGGCTATTGCTATCGCAGCTACGCGGAGATCTTCCGCCGCCATCTTCTGCGCGCGAAGGACCCGGTGCCCCATCCGATGATGCTGCACAAATAA